A DNA window from Porphyromonas gingivalis ATCC 33277 contains the following coding sequences:
- the hemW gene encoding radical SAM family heme chaperone HemW produces MTGLYIHIPFCATRCSYCDFYSQTNSALRSEYIQALIAEMSIRRAEVTDTIGTLYFGGGTPSLLSPQEIGRIIEQVYRLFSFSSDAEITLEANPDDLNTSYVQELRTLPINRISMGAQSFHDEDLHFLNRRHNARQVLEAVDTCRNAGLTNLSIDLIYGLPGQTPARWQENISAVLALSPSHLSAYHLIYEEGTPLTRLLHAGKVREVDEEVSLELFRMLREQLTGAGYEHYEISNFARSGYHSRHNSSYWQDTPYLGLGPSAHSFDGRRTRRCNPSDIRRYIVSMAAGKPLFTEEILTDNDRYNEVVMTRLRTACGLSPDQIGHLFGKESAERCIRTAALFIRDGLLHEEADGRIRLTEKGIFLSDRIISEFFII; encoded by the coding sequence GTGACGGGACTATACATTCATATTCCTTTCTGTGCCACGCGCTGCTCGTATTGCGACTTCTATTCGCAGACGAACAGCGCGCTTCGTTCGGAGTATATACAGGCACTGATCGCCGAGATGAGTATTCGTCGTGCCGAAGTCACCGATACGATCGGCACTCTTTACTTCGGAGGAGGGACTCCATCGCTTCTCTCCCCACAGGAAATAGGCCGTATTATAGAGCAGGTCTACAGACTTTTCTCATTTTCTTCCGATGCCGAGATTACCTTGGAGGCCAATCCCGACGATCTGAATACAAGCTATGTACAGGAGCTTCGTACTCTGCCGATCAATCGAATAAGTATGGGAGCACAGAGTTTCCACGATGAAGACCTGCACTTCCTCAATCGTCGGCACAATGCCCGCCAAGTGCTCGAAGCAGTGGATACCTGCCGCAATGCGGGACTTACCAACCTGAGTATCGATCTTATTTACGGTCTGCCCGGGCAGACGCCTGCTCGCTGGCAAGAAAATATCTCCGCAGTGCTTGCTCTCTCCCCATCCCACCTGTCCGCTTACCATCTGATATACGAAGAAGGAACCCCCCTGACACGCCTACTCCATGCAGGAAAGGTGCGCGAAGTGGACGAGGAGGTAAGCCTCGAACTCTTCCGCATGCTTCGAGAACAGTTGACAGGAGCCGGCTATGAACACTACGAGATTTCCAATTTTGCCCGTTCCGGTTATCACTCTCGACACAACAGCTCCTATTGGCAGGATACTCCCTATCTGGGTCTTGGCCCATCGGCACACAGTTTCGATGGACGGCGTACAAGGCGATGCAATCCCTCCGATATACGCCGATACATAGTCTCCATGGCAGCAGGAAAGCCTCTCTTCACGGAAGAAATCCTGACCGATAACGACCGTTACAACGAAGTAGTCATGACCCGCCTGCGTACTGCCTGTGGTTTATCGCCCGATCAGATAGGCCATCTCTTCGGAAAGGAATCTGCCGAACGGTGTATTCGGACAGCTGCTCTATTTATCCGCGACGGTCTCCTCCACGAAGAAGCCGACGGCCGAATACGGCTCACCGAAAAAGGGATATTCCTCTCGGACAGGATTATTTCCGAATTCTTTATCATCTAA
- a CDS encoding type I phosphomannose isomerase catalytic subunit: MTNTAQLYPYIFNPILRPVVWGGRRIRPFKGMEPTDENIGESWEISHVSDHYSVVANGPLAGKTIDDLLVYHGEDLLGRHVFERYGRKFPLLIKFIDARDDLSVQVHPDDRLAAERHQSFGKTEMWYVVHADPDARLYSGFSTQSSPEDYERRVAEGTIMQALAEYKVEAGDVFFLPAGRIHAIGAGCFVAEIQQTSDITYRIYDYNRPDANGRLRELHTEWAKDAIDYRMEDSYKTAYTHRSNAAVRLADCPYFRTALLELDKPIRRDLVQEDSFVIYICVEGGLTLTDKRGHLLELRQGQSALVPALTADVELAPDSRTGCKLLETYIPASTNC, translated from the coding sequence ATGACGAACACGGCACAGCTCTATCCTTACATATTCAATCCCATTCTTCGACCGGTCGTGTGGGGCGGCCGCAGGATACGCCCTTTCAAGGGAATGGAGCCGACCGACGAAAACATCGGAGAAAGCTGGGAGATTTCGCATGTGAGCGACCATTATTCGGTCGTTGCAAACGGGCCTCTTGCCGGTAAGACGATAGACGACTTGCTGGTGTATCATGGCGAAGATCTCCTTGGCCGGCACGTATTCGAGCGGTATGGCCGCAAATTTCCCCTATTGATCAAGTTCATCGATGCGCGCGATGATCTTTCCGTTCAGGTTCATCCCGATGACCGGTTGGCAGCCGAGAGGCACCAATCCTTCGGCAAGACGGAAATGTGGTATGTGGTACATGCCGATCCGGATGCTCGTCTTTATTCCGGTTTTTCTACGCAGTCTTCTCCCGAAGATTACGAAAGGCGTGTGGCCGAAGGCACGATCATGCAGGCCTTGGCCGAATATAAGGTCGAGGCGGGAGACGTCTTCTTCCTGCCTGCCGGTCGGATACACGCCATCGGTGCCGGCTGCTTTGTAGCCGAGATACAGCAGACCTCCGACATTACCTATCGTATCTACGATTATAACCGCCCCGACGCAAACGGCCGCTTACGCGAACTGCATACCGAATGGGCTAAGGATGCCATCGACTATCGGATGGAAGATTCGTACAAGACTGCGTATACGCATCGTTCGAATGCTGCCGTCCGATTGGCCGACTGTCCGTATTTCCGCACTGCTCTGTTGGAGCTGGACAAGCCGATCAGGCGCGACCTTGTGCAGGAAGACAGCTTCGTTATATATATATGTGTGGAGGGAGGCCTTACCCTCACGGACAAGAGGGGCCATCTCCTCGAACTTCGACAGGGACAGAGTGCCCTCGTTCCGGCCCTGACTGCCGATGTAGAGCTTGCCCCTGACTCTCGAACAGGGTGCAAGCTGCTTGAAACCTATATCCCTGCTTCCACTAACTGCTAA
- a CDS encoding DUF1661 domain-containing protein, with protein sequence MARQTKNSRAGTKKFWFHFSEKQGREMSEFWSVKW encoded by the coding sequence TTGGCGCGGCAAACAAAAAATTCTCGCGCCGGAACGAAAAAGTTTTGGTTCCATTTTTCAGAAAAACAGGGGCGAGAAATGAGTGAGTTTTGGTCCGTAAAATGGTGA
- a CDS encoding threonine aldolase family protein, whose translation MSKISFKNDYSEGAHPDILHALTDTNFVPQEGYGYDSYCEEVRAMIRRECNKPDAEVYFVSGGTQTNLLVISHLLRPHEAVIAAQSGHINVHETGAIESTGHKVCTVPTPLGKLSVEHIREVLAFHTDEHMVRPSMVYISQSTELGTLYSRHELSDLSTFCRANDLLIYLDGARIGSAIMAETEDNPTLTDIATLTDAFYIGGTKNGALLGEAIVFPRPRPDDAFLYQIKQRGAMLAKGRVLGIQFATLFHDGLYYRLAAHANRMAADLATAISSCGYSFLYPPQTNQIFPILPNDLIERLKAVFDFYVWQAVSSDSSAIRLVTSWATPSENVAAFAEYLSTHI comes from the coding sequence ATGAGCAAGATCAGCTTCAAAAACGACTACTCTGAAGGTGCGCATCCTGACATACTGCATGCGCTGACAGATACCAACTTCGTTCCACAAGAGGGATACGGCTATGACTCCTATTGCGAGGAAGTGCGTGCGATGATCCGCCGTGAATGCAATAAGCCCGATGCCGAGGTCTATTTCGTATCGGGTGGGACGCAGACCAATCTCTTGGTGATCAGTCACCTGCTCCGTCCGCACGAAGCTGTCATAGCAGCACAGTCAGGGCACATCAACGTACACGAAACCGGTGCCATCGAATCCACCGGACATAAGGTTTGCACAGTACCTACTCCACTCGGCAAACTCAGTGTGGAGCATATCCGCGAAGTCCTTGCTTTTCATACGGACGAACACATGGTAAGGCCGTCCATGGTCTATATCTCCCAATCTACAGAGTTGGGCACACTCTATTCTCGTCATGAACTGTCGGATCTGTCCACCTTTTGCCGTGCAAACGATCTCCTAATCTACCTCGACGGTGCCCGTATCGGTTCGGCGATCATGGCAGAGACAGAGGACAATCCGACCCTGACCGATATAGCCACCCTGACCGATGCGTTCTACATCGGCGGCACCAAGAACGGAGCACTCCTTGGAGAAGCCATTGTCTTCCCTCGTCCACGTCCGGACGATGCTTTCCTCTATCAAATCAAACAGCGTGGAGCCATGTTGGCCAAAGGGCGCGTGCTGGGTATCCAGTTTGCCACGCTTTTCCACGATGGGCTTTACTACCGGCTTGCAGCTCATGCCAACAGAATGGCAGCAGATCTGGCGACGGCTATCTCCTCCTGTGGTTATTCCTTCCTCTACCCTCCGCAAACCAATCAGATCTTCCCGATCCTCCCCAACGATCTGATCGAAAGACTGAAAGCCGTATTCGACTTCTACGTGTGGCAAGCCGTATCATCCGACAGCTCTGCTATTCGTCTGGTCACGTCATGGGCTACTCCATCGGAGAATGTAGCCGCCTTTGCCGAATATCTTTCCACCCACATATAG
- a CDS encoding RsiV family protein, which yields MKAKTPLLLLGAFALLLQISSCKRERNKQSDRIVFDSISMERCTHLLGDSAMPCNDIKILFEYPSDSIPHAIADSVRRNILNALFGPAYASMSPSEAMSAYAAASDSTYLSDMEPLLKEELALKPDYRPDLGLYAYVDHITGKVVFRQDSLLVYEIEAFKYMGGSHGYGDVAYLNLDLRTGKQILLKDIIAQGKDAALTDLLWKQLMADQGVSSLESLNEMGYGTLGDLYPTDNFGISERGITFLYNEYEIAPYAMGPIQITLSFDSLAPILKEDSPTALLSAGKNGSKR from the coding sequence ATGAAAGCAAAAACGCCATTACTCCTGCTCGGGGCTTTCGCCCTATTGCTGCAGATTTCATCTTGTAAGAGAGAGAGGAACAAACAAAGCGACAGGATCGTTTTCGATAGTATTTCCATGGAGCGTTGCACTCACTTGTTAGGCGACTCCGCCATGCCTTGCAACGATATTAAAATCCTGTTTGAATATCCATCGGACAGCATTCCTCACGCTATCGCCGATTCGGTGAGGCGGAATATCCTGAATGCTCTGTTCGGCCCGGCGTATGCATCCATGTCGCCTTCCGAGGCTATGTCGGCTTATGCTGCTGCCAGCGATTCCACCTATTTGTCGGATATGGAACCTTTGCTGAAGGAGGAGCTTGCGCTCAAGCCCGATTATAGACCGGACTTGGGGCTTTATGCCTATGTCGATCACATAACGGGCAAGGTCGTTTTCAGGCAAGACAGTCTCTTGGTCTATGAGATCGAAGCTTTCAAATACATGGGCGGTAGTCATGGTTATGGCGACGTTGCATATCTCAACCTCGATTTGCGTACCGGTAAGCAGATTCTTTTGAAAGACATCATCGCGCAGGGCAAAGATGCTGCTCTCACCGATTTGCTCTGGAAGCAGTTGATGGCAGACCAAGGGGTTTCTTCTTTGGAAAGCCTCAACGAAATGGGCTATGGTACCTTGGGCGATCTTTATCCTACGGACAATTTCGGAATCTCGGAGCGAGGTATTACTTTCCTCTACAATGAGTACGAGATCGCTCCCTATGCCATGGGGCCGATACAGATTACACTGTCGTTCGATTCGCTTGCTCCGATTCTCAAGGAGGATTCGCCCACCGCCTTGCTCTCTGCCGGCAAGAATGGATCGAAAAGATAA
- the panC gene encoding pantoate--beta-alanine ligase, producing MEIFNTVASLKNFVAHARAERKTIGLVPTMGALHRGHISLIHRAVAECDICVASVFVNPTQFNDKRDLECYPRTPEADAAVLAEAGCHAVFMPSVEEVYPEPDTRVFDLGSVAEVMEGKHRPGHFNGVAQVVSKLFMMVEPDKAYFGEKDFQQIAVIRSMVNLLGLPVTIVACPIIREEDGLALSSRNVRLGSEERAIAPSIARILGQSRTLRPAHTPEAVTRWVTESLNALPHLQVEYFEIVDGNSLQRIDNWQDTDHAVGCITVYCGEVRLIDNIKYED from the coding sequence ATGGAAATATTCAACACCGTCGCTTCACTCAAGAACTTTGTGGCACATGCTCGTGCCGAAAGGAAAACCATCGGCCTCGTCCCCACGATGGGAGCTTTGCACCGAGGACACATCAGTCTGATCCACCGTGCCGTAGCCGAATGCGACATTTGCGTGGCAAGCGTATTCGTCAATCCTACACAATTCAACGACAAACGCGATCTGGAATGTTATCCCCGCACACCGGAAGCTGATGCAGCAGTCTTGGCGGAAGCCGGTTGTCATGCCGTATTCATGCCCTCCGTAGAAGAGGTATATCCCGAACCGGACACTCGCGTATTCGATCTGGGCAGTGTGGCGGAAGTGATGGAAGGCAAGCATCGCCCCGGACACTTCAATGGCGTGGCGCAGGTGGTAAGCAAACTCTTCATGATGGTGGAGCCGGACAAGGCATATTTCGGAGAAAAGGATTTCCAGCAAATCGCCGTTATCCGCAGCATGGTGAACCTGCTTGGCTTACCCGTTACGATCGTGGCCTGTCCTATCATCCGTGAAGAGGACGGGCTTGCACTCAGCAGCCGCAACGTCCGTCTCGGCTCCGAAGAGCGTGCCATAGCTCCATCCATCGCTCGCATCCTCGGACAAAGCCGCACACTCCGTCCGGCACATACACCCGAAGCTGTTACGCGATGGGTGACGGAAAGCCTTAATGCCCTGCCTCATCTGCAAGTGGAGTACTTCGAGATAGTAGACGGGAATTCCTTACAAAGGATCGACAACTGGCAAGACACCGACCACGCCGTAGGTTGTATTACGGTATATTGCGGAGAGGTTCGCCTGATCGATAACATCAAATATGAAGATTAG
- a CDS encoding Fur family transcriptional regulator, which produces MIVTSLEDLRSRLRAYVSENGLRHTPERYSILEVAYNLKKIFTPDDLFDLTRENGLPVSLSTVYNTLTLLERCGIVLRLPSPETKYQYLMASFAEQCPLLFCTECAQFSTYYRRNVKSILADKDLRPPRFSYRQALICLYGICDKCRKKQSALKKAADKAAPKKKK; this is translated from the coding sequence ATGATAGTCACATCACTGGAAGATCTTCGCTCAAGATTGCGTGCATATGTGTCGGAGAACGGCTTGCGTCATACCCCCGAACGATACAGCATTCTTGAAGTCGCATATAATCTGAAGAAGATATTCACGCCGGACGACTTGTTCGATCTCACTCGCGAGAATGGCTTGCCTGTAAGTCTTTCTACGGTCTATAATACCCTTACCTTGCTCGAACGCTGCGGGATCGTTCTGCGTTTGCCTTCTCCCGAAACCAAATACCAGTACTTGATGGCTTCATTTGCAGAGCAGTGTCCGCTGCTTTTCTGTACCGAATGTGCACAATTTTCTACCTACTACCGACGAAATGTGAAGTCGATACTGGCCGACAAGGATCTCAGACCACCACGCTTCTCTTATAGGCAGGCCCTCATTTGCCTCTATGGTATATGCGACAAATGCAGGAAGAAGCAGTCGGCCCTCAAAAAGGCGGCGGACAAAGCCGCTCCCAAGAAGAAAAAATAA
- a CDS encoding adenylosuccinate synthase — MEKVDVLLGLQWGDEGKGKIVDVLTPHYDIVARFQGGPNAGHTLEFNGEKYVLRSIPSGIFQGEKTNVIGNGVVLDPLLFKEEAEALARSGHDLTKRLVISRKAHLIMPTHRLLDAANEMAKGSGKIGTTGKGIGPTYTDKVSRNGLRVGDLEHGFEEAYSVAKERHLRILNSLNYPTDKLADLEERWMEATKYLRKFEFVDSEFLINGALSSGKKVLAEGAQGSLLDIDFGSYPFVTSSNTICAGCCTGLGVAPRNVGDVYGIFKAYCTRVGAGPFPTELFDETGDKLCELGREFGSVTGRKRRCGWIDLVALRYTIMLNGVTKLIMMKSDVMDLFPTIKACVAYEIDGKETRNFPFHLTEGVTPVYKELPGWQQSMTNVVSEADFPKEFSDYIAFLEKELGVGIAIVSVGPDREQTIIRQA; from the coding sequence ATGGAAAAAGTGGATGTACTTCTCGGCCTGCAATGGGGCGATGAAGGAAAAGGAAAAATAGTGGATGTACTGACTCCGCACTACGATATTGTCGCTCGCTTTCAAGGTGGCCCCAATGCCGGACATACGCTTGAGTTCAACGGGGAGAAATACGTGCTTCGTTCCATTCCTTCGGGAATCTTCCAAGGTGAGAAAACGAATGTCATAGGCAATGGAGTGGTACTCGATCCCCTGCTTTTCAAGGAAGAAGCCGAAGCTCTTGCCCGCAGCGGTCACGATCTGACCAAGCGTCTCGTGATCTCGCGCAAGGCCCACCTCATTATGCCTACGCATCGGCTGTTGGATGCTGCCAACGAAATGGCTAAGGGAAGCGGCAAGATCGGAACCACAGGCAAAGGGATCGGCCCCACATACACGGACAAAGTGAGCCGCAACGGCTTGCGTGTCGGAGATTTGGAACACGGCTTCGAAGAGGCCTATTCGGTGGCCAAGGAGCGTCATCTTCGCATACTGAATTCCCTGAACTATCCTACGGACAAGCTGGCGGATCTGGAGGAACGCTGGATGGAGGCTACAAAATATCTGCGCAAGTTTGAATTCGTGGACAGTGAATTTCTGATCAATGGTGCCCTTTCGTCCGGCAAGAAGGTTTTGGCCGAAGGAGCCCAAGGTTCGCTCTTGGACATTGACTTCGGTTCTTACCCGTTTGTGACCAGTAGCAATACGATATGTGCCGGCTGTTGTACCGGCTTGGGAGTAGCCCCTCGCAATGTGGGCGATGTGTACGGGATATTCAAGGCCTATTGCACGCGCGTCGGAGCAGGGCCTTTCCCAACGGAGCTGTTCGATGAGACGGGAGACAAGCTCTGTGAGTTGGGACGCGAATTCGGCTCTGTGACGGGACGCAAACGCCGGTGCGGCTGGATAGACCTCGTAGCCTTGCGCTATACCATTATGTTGAATGGTGTGACCAAGCTGATCATGATGAAAAGCGATGTCATGGATCTTTTCCCCACGATCAAGGCTTGCGTGGCATACGAGATAGACGGCAAGGAGACACGCAATTTCCCCTTCCATCTGACAGAAGGGGTAACGCCCGTTTACAAGGAACTCCCCGGTTGGCAGCAGTCAATGACAAATGTGGTTTCCGAGGCTGATTTTCCCAAAGAATTTAGCGACTATATCGCCTTCTTGGAAAAAGAATTGGGAGTCGGTATCGCTATCGTTTCCGTTGGCCCCGACCGAGAGCAGACCATCATCCGGCAGGCATGA
- a CDS encoding DUF4248 domain-containing protein, producing MKVKSNGASAREDVFPFRVHRVKEVAVRYFPHLTPNSGTRALRRIIYGDQDLLNSMREHGYALGQRSLTPAMLNVLTAYLGSPEDFCP from the coding sequence ATGAAAGTTAAATCTAACGGCGCATCGGCACGGGAGGATGTATTCCCATTCCGAGTCCATCGCGTCAAAGAAGTAGCCGTGCGCTACTTCCCGCACCTTACTCCGAATTCCGGTACACGTGCTCTGCGAAGAATCATCTATGGGGATCAAGATCTCCTCAATTCGATGAGAGAACATGGTTATGCTCTGGGACAGAGATCCTTGACACCGGCTATGCTCAACGTCCTTACAGCCTATCTTGGTTCGCCCGAAGATTTTTGTCCTTGA
- a CDS encoding glycoside hydrolase family 10 protein has product MKISGLTGWFVSIATLLFAGCGTKKVAPSPPTVKPLPDTVIAAPVIEPWVSPVREEMRGVWLTTIYGLDWPQRSAPTAEGLRKQREELCRILDRLKREKFNTVFFQVRHRGDVIYPSEIEPQSTIFTGAGKPDYDPLEFALKECHKRGLTFHAWLIVTPLGPDKHIRSLKGESVKSRHPEWCVRHNNLWYLNPGVPEARAYFASLVREIVEKYPVDGIHLDYMRYPEKAKIFDDAATYKQYGGNMDPAAWRRRNLSDLMADVHRAATEKTPWVQVSVATIGRLRKLAGKRGGDWTAYEGVHQDPVVWAQEGSVDFLVPMLYYRDDLFYPFLEDWKAQLPDLPIIPGLATYRVVDNSQWPAQVIGEQIDSARHMGFPGVCLFREDQLRHESNGIPQIIRERFAEDVVPIPIHRKGFAAPIKAEIPRLTRRTDGKIAVSWDKAAGETAVVYYRLFLRRFDTSGRMQDRLVADRIEDNSYLLSKELTVGATRIEVRLQAINKMNVAGPVSAPSSMEIK; this is encoded by the coding sequence ATGAAGATTAGCGGTCTCACAGGGTGGTTCGTCAGTATTGCCACTCTCCTCTTTGCCGGCTGCGGCACTAAAAAGGTCGCCCCGTCTCCCCCCACGGTGAAGCCTCTTCCGGACACGGTGATTGCAGCTCCTGTCATCGAACCGTGGGTCAGTCCGGTGAGAGAGGAAATGCGTGGGGTATGGCTGACCACCATATATGGACTCGACTGGCCACAACGCTCCGCTCCTACGGCCGAAGGACTGCGAAAACAGAGAGAAGAACTCTGCCGTATTCTGGACAGGCTCAAGCGTGAGAAATTCAACACTGTATTCTTTCAGGTGCGTCATCGCGGAGATGTCATTTACCCCTCTGAGATAGAACCCCAATCGACCATATTCACTGGAGCAGGCAAGCCGGACTACGACCCGCTGGAGTTTGCCCTAAAAGAGTGCCACAAGCGAGGTCTGACTTTCCATGCGTGGCTCATTGTCACCCCCTTAGGACCGGATAAACACATACGTTCGCTGAAAGGCGAATCGGTCAAAAGCCGTCATCCCGAATGGTGTGTACGACACAATAATCTATGGTACCTGAATCCGGGCGTACCTGAAGCAAGAGCCTACTTCGCATCCCTCGTTCGTGAGATCGTAGAGAAATATCCCGTCGATGGCATTCACCTCGACTATATGCGCTATCCGGAAAAAGCCAAAATCTTCGATGATGCTGCCACCTATAAACAGTATGGAGGCAATATGGATCCGGCAGCATGGCGGCGGCGAAACCTGTCCGACCTCATGGCGGACGTTCACCGAGCCGCTACGGAAAAGACTCCGTGGGTACAGGTAAGCGTAGCTACCATCGGCCGTCTGAGAAAGCTCGCCGGCAAACGTGGCGGTGACTGGACAGCCTACGAAGGGGTACACCAGGATCCCGTTGTCTGGGCACAAGAAGGAAGTGTGGACTTTCTGGTACCGATGCTCTACTACCGTGACGACCTATTTTATCCTTTCCTTGAAGATTGGAAAGCGCAGCTACCCGACCTGCCGATTATCCCGGGATTAGCCACCTATCGGGTCGTAGACAACAGTCAGTGGCCGGCTCAAGTCATCGGAGAGCAAATCGACTCCGCCCGTCACATGGGATTCCCCGGCGTCTGCCTCTTCCGAGAAGATCAGTTGCGCCACGAAAGCAATGGCATACCGCAGATCATTCGCGAACGATTTGCCGAAGACGTGGTACCCATCCCCATACATCGCAAGGGTTTTGCCGCTCCCATAAAAGCAGAAATTCCTCGGCTGACACGCCGGACAGATGGCAAAATCGCTGTGAGTTGGGACAAAGCTGCCGGAGAAACAGCTGTAGTATACTACCGCCTCTTCCTCAGAAGATTCGACACCTCCGGCCGGATGCAGGACAGGCTGGTGGCTGACCGCATCGAAGACAACTCCTACCTGCTGTCCAAGGAGCTAACAGTGGGAGCCACGCGGATAGAAGTACGTCTCCAAGCCATCAACAAAATGAATGTGGCCGGCCCCGTATCCGCTCCCTCAAGCATGGAGATCAAGTGA
- the queG gene encoding tRNA epoxyqueuosine(34) reductase QueG, which yields MRYSPEESARLIKEEARRLGFSACGFAEAQALPPSVVGTYEKFLSEGRHGEMDYLERNRELRYSPAELLPGTRTVISVALNYYPKIKQPASAPQIAYYAYGKDYHKVVKRLLDKLLDYIRREVCPSVSGRSFSDSAPIAERYWACRAGIGWVGRSGMLILPRGGTFFFLGELLVDIDLPPDAPMPSRCGACRNCIESCPTGAISEEGMDSRLCVSYLTIEHEGEIPPELVGKLGNRFYGCDSCQLCCPWNRYAHPSEVEAFVPREALFTFDRDDLVSLDEEKYLHFFAGSPMKRAGLDGLRRNARALEQGDKKEDEQPTDEDG from the coding sequence TTGAGATACTCACCGGAAGAGTCGGCGCGCCTTATCAAAGAAGAGGCGCGCCGACTTGGTTTTAGTGCTTGTGGGTTTGCCGAAGCGCAGGCCTTGCCGCCATCCGTGGTAGGGACTTACGAGAAGTTTCTGTCCGAGGGTCGGCATGGGGAAATGGACTATCTGGAGCGCAACAGGGAGCTTCGCTATTCGCCGGCAGAGCTGTTGCCGGGTACTCGTACGGTTATCTCCGTGGCACTGAACTATTACCCCAAGATCAAACAACCGGCCTCGGCTCCACAAATAGCTTACTATGCTTATGGAAAAGACTATCACAAGGTCGTCAAACGCCTCTTGGACAAGCTACTGGATTATATTCGTCGGGAGGTCTGCCCCTCCGTTTCGGGACGGTCTTTCAGCGACTCTGCTCCTATTGCCGAACGCTATTGGGCTTGCCGTGCAGGTATCGGCTGGGTAGGGCGAAGCGGCATGCTCATTTTGCCCCGAGGGGGAACTTTCTTTTTCTTGGGAGAGCTATTGGTGGATATCGATCTGCCTCCCGATGCTCCGATGCCATCGCGCTGTGGAGCTTGCCGGAACTGTATCGAGAGTTGTCCCACGGGAGCTATTTCCGAAGAGGGCATGGACTCTCGTCTCTGTGTGAGCTATCTGACGATAGAGCATGAGGGGGAGATCCCTCCGGAACTGGTCGGTAAGCTGGGCAACCGTTTCTACGGATGCGACAGTTGTCAGCTCTGCTGCCCTTGGAACCGATATGCCCATCCATCCGAGGTCGAGGCATTTGTACCGAGGGAGGCTCTGTTTACGTTCGACAGGGACGATCTCGTTTCTTTGGACGAAGAGAAGTACCTGCATTTCTTCGCCGGTTCGCCTATGAAGCGAGCCGGACTCGATGGCCTTCGGCGCAATGCGCGAGCTTTGGAGCAGGGAGATAAGAAAGAGGATGAGCAGCCGACTGACGAAGACGGATAA